A window of the Citrus sinensis cultivar Valencia sweet orange chromosome 9, DVS_A1.0, whole genome shotgun sequence genome harbors these coding sequences:
- the LOC127899828 gene encoding agamous-like MADS-box protein AGL61 — protein sequence MAAKKTRGRQKIEMKKIENENDRMIAFSKRRSGIYKKASELATLTGAEIGIVVFSPSGKPFSFGHPSLEAVANRFLGLNQEHPNDNTHLLVEAHRRVRISELNQQHNELLRQLDEENAREKILKQNRKGKETQPHWWETPVNEINHQELLQMDTAVDDLHKTFLAKLNEKTAAASSSMAPPIKSDEATPPND from the exons ATGGCAGCCAAGAAAACCAGAGGGAGACAAAagattgaaatgaaaaagatagagAATGAGAACGATAGAATGATAGCATTCTCAAAACGTAGATCAGGTATCTACAAGAAGGCCAGTGAGCTTGCCACTCTCACTGGAGCTGAGATTGGAATTGTGGTGTTCTCACCATCTGGGAAGCCTTTCTCATTCGGGCATCCCTCCCTAGAAGCCGTTGCGAATCGCTTCCTGGGGTTGAACCAGGAGCATCCGAATGACAACACTCATTTGCTGGTTGAGGCTCACCGCCGGGTGAGAATTAGTGAGCTGAATCAGCAGCATAATGAGCTGCTGCGCCAGCTGGATGAGGAAAATGCACGGGAGAAGATCTTGAAGCAGAATAGGAAGGGGAAAGAGACTCAACCACATTGGTGGGAAACCCCAGTTAATGAGATCAATCATCAGGAGCTTCTTCAAATGGATACAGCAGTTGATGATCTGCACAAGACTTTTCTTGCcaaactaaatgaaaaaactGCTGCCGCCTCTTCCTCCATGGCACCTCCTAT AAAATCCGATGAAGCTACGCCTCCAAATGATTAA